From the Marinilabiliales bacterium genome, the window TATACTTTATACGAATGAAACCCGCATCAACCTTCGGCAGACAAAATAACATGTATAAAGCATGAGGGTTCCATACGTTCAAGGCACTGAATACCGATAATATGCTAAACTTAATTCATTGATTATAAACTTTATTAACCTGATTTGTACGTATGAACTCAAGATATCTTTACACTTTCTTCCTGCTTATCCCGGTGGTGGCTCTTATCTGGCTTATCAAGCCCTCAGAACCAGGATATATTGAAGGAGAGCTGATTACCAGCTCGATGTTGAACAGGTCGCAGGCAGTATCCAACTATGAGCGCTACTGTGCATCCTGCCACGGTATGCATATGGAACGGTTTGCCGGAGCCGACCGCGAGGCAATGTTCAACATGCCCGTTGACCAGATGGTGGCTATCATCAGGGACGGTGACCTCACTACCGGTATGCCGGCTTTCGGCGATGCACTGACTACTGATGAGATCAGCGACATTGCCACCTATATCCTTACCGATATGAAGGAGGCCAGCAGGACATTTGAGTACCGTCCTGTAATGGACCCGGTGCAGAAAACGGAAAGAGTTAACTTCCGGCTCGATACCTTGATTACCGGACTTGAGGTGCCGTGGGGCATGGTATGGCTGCCGGACGGCGACATGCTGGTAGGCGAAAGGAGCGGCCAGCTTTTCAGGTTCAGAGACGGGGTATTCATTAGTGTTATTGAGGGTCTGCCCCCTATTTTTGCACATGGGCAGGGGGGACTGCTGGACCTGCGCCTCCATCCCGGTTATGAGGATAACGGCTGGCTATACCTTTCATATTCCACCTACGGGCCGGGCGGGCCTGCCGAGGGAGGCAACACCGCCATAATGAGGGCCAGACTTGATGGTAACCGGCTGGCGGACAGGGAAGAGATTTTCAAAGGGATTCCCGATACACGCAACGGTGTTCATTTCGGATGCCGTATGGTGTTCTGCGATGACGGTTACCTCTTTTTTTCCATCGGCGACAGGGGGAACTGGGACAATTCACAGGACCTCACCAACCACGCAGGTAAGATACACCGCATAAAAGATGACGGAACCATCCCTGCCGGCAACCCCTTTGTTGATCACCCGGGCGCCATGCCCTCCATCTGGTCATACGGGCACAGAAACCCGCAGGGACTTGTAAAGCATCCTGAAACCGGCGTAATATGGTCGACCGAACATGGCCCGCGCGGCGGCGATGAGCTGAACATTATCAGGAAGGGTCTCAACTACGGCTGGCCGGTAATCTCCTACGGCATCAATTACAACGGAACCATCATTACCGAGCTTACAGAAAAAGAGGGGATGGAGCAGCCGGTGATCGAATGGACACCCTCGATCGCTCCCTGCGGAATGACCTTCGTTACGGGTGAACCTTTCAGGGCGTGGAACAACAGCATCCTCTCGGGATCGCTCAGCTTCCGCTACCTTGTGCGCAACGAGATTGAGGGAGAAGAGGTGGTTCACGAAGAGATACTGCTGCGGGAGATCGGACGCGTGCGCAACGTTGATCTGGGCCCTGACGGAATGGTTTACGTTGCCGTTGAAAACCCGGGCGTCATCTACAGGCTGGTACCGGTTGAATAGCCCCTGATCACAAAACTCAATCTTACTGCATATCACGATTAGATGCAGGACAGGGAGAAACAGCCACAGAAGGCAGCTCTTTGCTAAAGTAAAGTCCGTGCCGCTGTCTGCACAGGATCCCACACCGGTGAGAAAGGCGGCGCATAGGAAAGGTCAAGGTCCACAACCTGTTGTACCGTCATCCCGGCAGTTATTGCCGTAGCTATTGTATCAATCCTTTTGGCCGATCCGGCCGTACCAGCAATTTGTCCGCCCAGCAACCTGCCGGACTGTTTTTCGGCCAGCAGCTTCACGGTCATCTTTCCCGTACCGGGATAATAACCTGAGCGGACCGGACTTTCAATTGTGGTGGTCAGGAACTCCATTCCCAGCTCACCCGCCTCCTTCTCCGACAGACCTGTACGTGAAATTTCCATTTCCCTGAATTTGGTTATGGCTGTACCGATAACGCCGGGAAATTCTGCATCGCCGCCGCTTATGTTGACACCGGCCACCTGTCCCTGTTTATTGGCAACCGTGCCCAGGGGAACGTATACCTTACTTTTTTTGATTAGATGGTATGATTCAGCGCAATCACCTGCAGCCCATATCCCGGGAATACTGGTTTCCATCTTTTTACTGACAGCTATGGCATCCCCTGCACCGGTGGCTATGCCCGCCTCAGCGGCGATGGCTGAGTTTGGCCTGACCCCGACACCTATGATCACCAGGTCTGCCTCCAGTACACGACTGCCGGTCACAACTGCATTTACCCTGCCATCATCTCCTTTTTCAAACCCTGCGAGCTTCTCCCCTGTAAATACCTTCACCCCCTGCTCAGCCATATATCCGGAAATAAGCTTTGAAATATCCGGATCCATGGTAATCATTACCTGTTCAGCCATATCAATAAGTGCCACATCCATACCCCTGTCCCTGAATGCTTCCGCCATCTCAATCCCGATATAGCCGCCACCCACAACCACGGCCCTGGCAGGCCGTTGCTCCTCTATGTACCGGAATACATCTATCCCGCTTTGAAGTGTTGAGAGACAAAACACACCTTCAGTATCAACACCTTCAATACCGGGCACATAGGGAGAAGCGCCGGTTGCAATCAGTAACTGATCCCATGATTCCCAAAATTCCCTGCCCTTCTTCACATCAGTAACCAATACAAGTCTCTTTTCAGGGTCAATCCGGGTAACCTCATGAAAAATCCGTACATCAATATTCTGTTTCTTCCTGAAGACCTCAGGATTCCTGGCAATCAGCATATCGGGCGACCCTACCAGTCCGCCCACCAGGTAGGGTATCCCACAGGCAGCATAAGAGGTATGTTTGCCACGCTCAAAAACAACTATCTCCATGTCCGGCTCCTCGCGCCTTACCTTCGAAGCTGCACTCATGCCGGCGGCATCGCCGCCTATTACGACAAGTTTGTTTTTGCTCATTGCCTTTTATACTCCGGTTATCAGGAACTGGTTCCGGGAACGGGAGGCACAGGCGGTATATCTACCGGCCCCATGCTGTATTCCGTTGGTCCGAGCCTGAGGTTGGAGTTCATCATGTCATCCCATGTCATCTGCCTTCCTGTATAAGCTGATTCACGGCCCATGATGGCAGCCATGTTGCTTTCGCAAACATTCTGCACCTCGTTGATATAATTACCTGTACGGATGGCTGTGACCAGGTTGATATGCTCCTGCACGTAGGGGCTTATCGCCACGCTGGTCCGGCGAGTGCCGTCATCGCCCATCGGGTACTCATATTCCCATATCAGGTTATCGTTATAGTCCCATATCCTGTTGCGGCAATTGGTGTATCCCTTGGTCCCGTAGATCATTTCCGATACATTGTTTGCACAGCCGTCAATCTGCCTGCACATAGCATGAAAGTGCCTTCCGTCATCAAAGGCGAAATCTACGCTGAAGAAATCATACTGGTCGCCCAGCGGTCTCCTGTGCCTTCCTCCGAAACCCACGGCATTTACAGGGTACTTTTCGAAAAACCAGACGATAATGTCTATGTTGTGAATATTCTGGTCGAGGATATGGTCTCCCGATAACCAGCACCAGTTAAAAAAGTCGCGTATCATGGCCTCCATATCCGACCATCCTTCCCTGGGATAGACATGACGGAAGGAGCCCTGGTTCCAGTAGCAGTTGGCTGATATAAGATCACCAATGGCGCCATTCTTGATCATCTCGAAAGTTTTCACATAATCCCTCTGGTGGCGCCTCTGTGTGCCAACCACAACATTGAGGCCCGCCGCCTCAGCCATCCTGCCCGAAGCCATGACCGAGCGGACCCCAACCGGATCAACGCCCACACACTTTTCAGCAAATACGTGCTTCCGGGCCTGCACCGCATACAGCAGGCTCTCCGGCCTGAAATGTGTCGGCTGGCACAACAGCACAACATCTATATCTGAATCGATCACTTTCTTAAAAGAATCGAATCCCAGGAAACAGTTTTCGTCGGGTATCTCAACACCCCTGTGCTCTCGGAGTGCATTCCTGCAGCGATCCAGCCGGTCCTGGAAAACATCACCCATTGCCACGATCTGGAGATTTGGTCCTGCACTCAGAAAGTCAAATGCTGCGCCGGTACCCCTGTCCCCGCACCCTACAAGTCCGGCCTTCAGCGGGGGCCCGTCGGGAGCCTGATCAGGAAAAACAGGAGCGGTATATTGAGGTTTTCTTTGGCAGGAAGATACAAGTGAACCAACGCCAAGTGCTCCCAGGGCACCAATGGCCGCAGCATCGCCAATGAATTTACGACGGCTGAAATCTTTTGAATTTTTGTTCATTACAGTTATCGATTATATTTATAAAAATTATAAAAAGCTGTTGCAGAAATTTCATATTGTGTCCGGTGAAAATCTCCTGGCCAGAAAGGTCAAAAATAGACTTTCTGTAATATCCTGCAATTATTTAACAGTATTTTTTCAAACAAACAAACGCTGTATCAACATTTATAAAAACTTGTGTAGTTTTGCCCCCGTTGTCAAACCAGCCAGATATGCCAGCCGAACTATCCGGATCACTTACTGTTATGCACTGGGCAGTCCTTGCAATGGTTGCCCTGTTTGTCGGCATGTCAAAGACGGGAATTTACGGACTTGGAATGCTGGCCGCCCCGCTGCTGGCAGGCATATTTGGAGGCAAAATATCTGCCGGACTGCTCCTTCCCATGCTTTCGATGGCAGATATAATAGCTGTAATCTACTATAACAGGCATGCCAGCTGGCATCATCTCCGGAAGCTCTTTCCCTTTGCCGCACTCGGCATAATCGCGGCCATCTGGGTGGGAGCCGTAATTAACGACAGTACATTCAAGATACTGATGGGAATTTTCATACTCGGAGGTATACCCGTTATGATATGGAGGGAACGGATGCGGAACACAAGGGCGCTGCCGGCCAATTGGTGGACAGGCAGTTTCTTTGGTGTTACAGGCGGGTT encodes:
- a CDS encoding PQQ-dependent sugar dehydrogenase produces the protein MNSRYLYTFFLLIPVVALIWLIKPSEPGYIEGELITSSMLNRSQAVSNYERYCASCHGMHMERFAGADREAMFNMPVDQMVAIIRDGDLTTGMPAFGDALTTDEISDIATYILTDMKEASRTFEYRPVMDPVQKTERVNFRLDTLITGLEVPWGMVWLPDGDMLVGERSGQLFRFRDGVFISVIEGLPPIFAHGQGGLLDLRLHPGYEDNGWLYLSYSTYGPGGPAEGGNTAIMRARLDGNRLADREEIFKGIPDTRNGVHFGCRMVFCDDGYLFFSIGDRGNWDNSQDLTNHAGKIHRIKDDGTIPAGNPFVDHPGAMPSIWSYGHRNPQGLVKHPETGVIWSTEHGPRGGDELNIIRKGLNYGWPVISYGINYNGTIITELTEKEGMEQPVIEWTPSIAPCGMTFVTGEPFRAWNNSILSGSLSFRYLVRNEIEGEEVVHEEILLREIGRVRNVDLGPDGMVYVAVENPGVIYRLVPVE
- a CDS encoding flavoprotein oxidoreductase; the encoded protein is MSKNKLVVIGGDAAGMSAASKVRREEPDMEIVVFERGKHTSYAACGIPYLVGGLVGSPDMLIARNPEVFRKKQNIDVRIFHEVTRIDPEKRLVLVTDVKKGREFWESWDQLLIATGASPYVPGIEGVDTEGVFCLSTLQSGIDVFRYIEEQRPARAVVVGGGYIGIEMAEAFRDRGMDVALIDMAEQVMITMDPDISKLISGYMAEQGVKVFTGEKLAGFEKGDDGRVNAVVTGSRVLEADLVIIGVGVRPNSAIAAEAGIATGAGDAIAVSKKMETSIPGIWAAGDCAESYHLIKKSKVYVPLGTVANKQGQVAGVNISGGDAEFPGVIGTAITKFREMEISRTGLSEKEAGELGMEFLTTTIESPVRSGYYPGTGKMTVKLLAEKQSGRLLGGQIAGTAGSAKRIDTIATAITAGMTVQQVVDLDLSYAPPFSPVWDPVQTAARTLL
- a CDS encoding gfo/Idh/MocA family oxidoreductase: MNKNSKDFSRRKFIGDAAAIGALGALGVGSLVSSCQRKPQYTAPVFPDQAPDGPPLKAGLVGCGDRGTGAAFDFLSAGPNLQIVAMGDVFQDRLDRCRNALREHRGVEIPDENCFLGFDSFKKVIDSDIDVVLLCQPTHFRPESLLYAVQARKHVFAEKCVGVDPVGVRSVMASGRMAEAAGLNVVVGTQRRHQRDYVKTFEMIKNGAIGDLISANCYWNQGSFRHVYPREGWSDMEAMIRDFFNWCWLSGDHILDQNIHNIDIIVWFFEKYPVNAVGFGGRHRRPLGDQYDFFSVDFAFDDGRHFHAMCRQIDGCANNVSEMIYGTKGYTNCRNRIWDYNDNLIWEYEYPMGDDGTRRTSVAISPYVQEHINLVTAIRTGNYINEVQNVCESNMAAIMGRESAYTGRQMTWDDMMNSNLRLGPTEYSMGPVDIPPVPPVPGTSS
- a CDS encoding sulfite exporter TauE/SafE family protein, which encodes MPAELSGSLTVMHWAVLAMVALFVGMSKTGIYGLGMLAAPLLAGIFGGKISAGLLLPMLSMADIIAVIYYNRHASWHHLRKLFPFAALGIIAAIWVGAVINDSTFKILMGIFILGGIPVMIWRERMRNTRALPANWWTGSFFGVTGGFSTMIGNTAGPIMSLYLLAMQLPKNVLIGTGAWFFLVVNLFKIPFHILVWETITLRSFTINLVMLPVIITGGFLGIRLVRIIPEKPFRWLIIIMTTMASVRLFF